In a genomic window of Paraburkholderia phenazinium:
- the rpoD gene encoding RNA polymerase sigma factor RpoD, producing MNPFDRDDSGDNTAGYSIKAPAGRTAKGKGAGKAIPVAAETSQQVEEQQRQMRALIQLGKERGYLTHAQINDHLPDNFAQTAAMETIVATFNDMGVAVYETAPDAEALLLNANSPVVSDDQADEEAEVALSTVDSEFGRTTDPVRMYMREMGATELLTRAGEIAIAKRIEDGLHEMVQAIAACPSAVSAILASADQVAAGELRIDELVDGLNENTNAEEVADDSVEAAADLDTDAADSDDSDGDDDIGADSSAVDEARLKKLTADCLEIFARVRTRFEEVSSLHAKDGSSSAAHLRAREDIQQELAALRFTARTIDRLCGDVHHQVTQVRAIERRLQQIVLEKSGMPRDLFIESFPGHETDLDWTMRMAAKSKEFGAALERNLPAIQAEQQKLIAIEATVALPLKQLKEINRKMVAAEAKMRKAKSEMIEANLRLVISIAKKYVNRGMQFLDLIQEGNIGLMKAVDKFEYRRGWKFSTYATWWVRQAVTRSLADQARTIRVPVHMIETINKLNRISREILQQTGQEAHPSVLAARMDLSEEKVRSILKIARQPVSMETPMGEDGDATLGDMIEDSSATSPAEAAVQADLRIAIDDALDSLSPREAKVLRMRYGIDTKSDHTLEEVGKQFDVTRERIRQIESKAMRKLMHPSRADRLKSFLDR from the coding sequence TTGAACCCTTTCGATCGGGATGATTCCGGAGACAACACGGCCGGATACTCAATCAAGGCCCCTGCCGGGCGAACCGCCAAAGGCAAGGGCGCGGGTAAAGCGATCCCGGTTGCAGCCGAAACGTCGCAGCAAGTCGAAGAGCAGCAACGCCAGATGCGCGCGCTGATCCAGTTGGGCAAGGAGCGCGGCTACCTGACCCACGCGCAGATCAACGACCACCTGCCCGACAACTTCGCGCAAACCGCGGCGATGGAAACCATCGTCGCCACCTTCAACGACATGGGCGTGGCGGTCTACGAGACGGCACCCGACGCTGAAGCGCTGCTGCTGAACGCCAACTCGCCGGTCGTCTCCGACGACCAGGCGGACGAAGAAGCGGAAGTCGCGCTGTCGACGGTCGATTCTGAATTCGGCCGTACCACCGACCCCGTGCGCATGTACATGCGTGAAATGGGTGCGACGGAACTGCTGACCCGTGCCGGCGAAATCGCCATTGCCAAGCGCATCGAAGATGGCCTGCACGAAATGGTGCAGGCGATTGCCGCCTGCCCGTCAGCGGTGTCGGCTATTCTGGCCAGCGCCGACCAGGTCGCCGCCGGCGAGCTGCGTATCGACGAACTGGTCGACGGCCTGAACGAAAACACCAACGCCGAAGAAGTCGCGGACGACAGCGTCGAAGCCGCCGCGGATCTGGACACGGACGCCGCCGACAGCGACGACAGCGACGGTGACGACGACATCGGCGCAGATTCCAGCGCAGTCGACGAAGCCCGTCTGAAGAAGCTGACAGCCGACTGCCTCGAGATTTTCGCTCGCGTCCGCACGCGTTTCGAAGAAGTCAGCTCGCTGCATGCGAAGGACGGCTCGTCTTCCGCGGCGCACCTGCGTGCTCGTGAGGACATCCAGCAAGAACTGGCCGCACTGCGCTTCACCGCACGTACGATCGACCGTCTGTGCGGCGACGTGCACCACCAGGTGACGCAGGTCCGCGCGATTGAACGGCGCCTCCAGCAAATCGTGCTGGAAAAGAGCGGCATGCCGCGCGATCTGTTTATCGAGTCGTTTCCCGGCCACGAAACCGATCTGGACTGGACCATGCGCATGGCCGCCAAGTCCAAGGAATTCGGCGCCGCGCTGGAGCGCAACCTGCCGGCCATTCAAGCCGAACAGCAAAAGCTGATCGCCATCGAAGCCACCGTCGCGCTGCCGCTGAAGCAGCTGAAGGAAATCAACCGCAAGATGGTCGCGGCCGAAGCGAAGATGCGCAAGGCAAAGAGCGAGATGATCGAGGCGAATCTGCGTCTCGTGATCTCGATCGCGAAGAAGTACGTCAACCGCGGCATGCAGTTCCTGGATCTGATCCAGGAAGGCAACATCGGTCTGATGAAAGCGGTGGACAAGTTCGAATATCGTCGCGGCTGGAAGTTCTCCACGTACGCCACGTGGTGGGTCCGTCAGGCGGTCACGCGTTCGCTGGCAGATCAGGCGCGCACGATTCGTGTGCCGGTGCACATGATCGAGACGATCAACAAGCTGAACCGCATTTCGCGCGAAATCCTGCAACAGACCGGACAGGAAGCGCATCCGTCGGTGCTGGCTGCACGGATGGATCTGTCGGAAGAGAAGGTCCGCAGCATCCTGAAGATCGCCCGCCAGCCGGTTTCGATGGAAACGCCGATGGGCGAAGACGGCGACGCCACGCTGGGCGACATGATCGAAGACTCCTCGGCCACGTCGCCGGCGGAAGCTGCGGTTCAGGCCGACCTGCGGATTGCGATCGACGACGCGCTCGATTCCCTGTCGCCGCGCGAAGCGAAGGTTTTGCGCATGCGCTACGGTATCGACACGAAGTCGGACCACACGCTCGAAGAAGTCGGCAAGCAGTTCGACGTCACGCGCGAGCGGATCCGCCAGATCGAAAGCAAGGCGATGCGCAAGCTGATGCATCCTAGCCGCGCGGATCGACTGAAGTCGTTCCTCGATCGGTAA
- a CDS encoding topoisomerase IV: protein MQFLSHSRQAIERMGWLLLGATLCAQALAAQPVKNKPIAPAVREFIETTYGKWDAHNKGWRTDDDSYAYHVCDVTRLTTGDGPRYLLAMCGNFVDTAQDGAATSAPDSTGGQTDLYVLKPTGDGKGLEPVIKQTDIASGNFGNAADVSIQQLGPHLYGFVIEDGVVLQGYVETGRSIWLPRPNKLVLAAKNIDVSMSNTGSDRCGKQPSACEEKEFDIKPDTASTDEVYPLKIHETGNRGDKNIDANYVIRFDPVKQTYLVPKAVSEQY, encoded by the coding sequence GTGCAATTCCTGAGTCACTCTCGCCAGGCGATTGAGCGGATGGGTTGGCTGTTGCTCGGCGCAACACTCTGCGCCCAGGCGTTAGCCGCGCAACCGGTAAAGAACAAACCGATCGCCCCCGCTGTGCGCGAGTTCATCGAGACCACCTATGGCAAGTGGGACGCCCATAACAAGGGATGGCGAACAGACGACGATAGCTACGCCTATCACGTGTGCGACGTTACACGCCTGACGACGGGCGACGGTCCTCGCTATCTGCTGGCCATGTGCGGCAACTTCGTCGATACGGCCCAGGACGGCGCCGCGACGTCCGCTCCTGATTCGACCGGTGGGCAAACCGACCTCTACGTGCTCAAGCCCACCGGCGACGGCAAGGGTCTTGAACCCGTCATCAAGCAAACCGATATCGCATCCGGTAACTTCGGCAACGCGGCCGACGTCAGCATCCAGCAGCTCGGCCCGCATCTTTATGGTTTCGTGATCGAAGACGGCGTCGTCCTCCAGGGTTATGTGGAGACTGGGCGAAGCATCTGGCTGCCGCGCCCGAACAAGCTGGTCCTCGCCGCAAAGAACATCGACGTTTCGATGAGCAATACGGGTTCGGACAGATGCGGCAAGCAGCCGTCAGCCTGCGAGGAAAAGGAATTCGACATCAAGCCCGATACGGCGTCGACGGACGAGGTCTACCCGCTCAAGATTCACGAGACAGGCAATCGCGGCGACAAAAACATCGACGCCAACTACGTGATCCGCTTCGATCCCGTGAAGCAAACCTATCTCGTTCCCAAGGCGGTCAGCGAGCAATACTAG
- a CDS encoding response regulator transcription factor encodes MRILCVGTGGRAGYLTAALMEANHSVSSVERIVDAAYLVAIEQIDAVIALTAGDPADAARAMIARPEHTVLVVIDTPGDQDARIAALYAGADVCFTGHYEYAELDARLHALWREAGQSEVDPVRTAALSAAGMTLSRATRSLIGPGEVALALTRREYLLMECLLRQSGTVVQRDDLIAYVFGDADADGVSLQRLVSALRRRITESGWCLRLDTVPRIGYSLVLEAEDVPQAPVQAR; translated from the coding sequence ATGCGCATCTTGTGTGTGGGAACCGGTGGGCGAGCCGGGTATCTGACGGCCGCGCTGATGGAGGCGAATCACAGCGTGTCGAGCGTCGAGCGGATTGTCGATGCGGCTTATCTGGTGGCAATCGAACAGATCGACGCAGTGATCGCGCTGACCGCCGGCGATCCGGCCGACGCCGCCCGCGCGATGATTGCGCGGCCGGAGCATACGGTGCTGGTGGTGATCGACACGCCCGGCGATCAGGATGCGCGCATCGCCGCGCTCTACGCCGGCGCGGACGTGTGCTTCACCGGTCACTACGAGTACGCCGAACTGGACGCGCGATTGCATGCGTTGTGGCGCGAGGCCGGTCAGTCCGAGGTGGATCCGGTAAGGACGGCTGCGTTGTCGGCCGCGGGCATGACGCTCTCGCGCGCCACGCGCAGTCTGATCGGACCGGGTGAGGTGGCGCTTGCCTTGACGCGGCGCGAGTATCTGCTGATGGAGTGCTTGCTGCGCCAGTCCGGTACCGTCGTGCAGCGCGACGATCTGATCGCCTACGTATTCGGCGATGCCGATGCGGACGGCGTTTCGTTGCAACGCCTGGTGTCGGCGTTGCGGCGCCGGATCACGGAATCCGGATGGTGCTTGCGACTGGATACGGTGCCGCGCATCGGCTATAGCCTCGTTCTCGAGGCAGAAGACGTGCCGCAGGCACCGGTGCAGGCGCGCTAG
- a CDS encoding complex I subunit 4 family protein, with translation MQSAPLLSLLIWVPIVAGIIVLRAGSGSPGRARWLALIGALAGLLPVIPLVAGFQNGVPAMQFVENVKWLPSFDIAWHLGVDGISLWLIVLTALTTLVIVIAGWESITVRSAQYFGSFLMLSGFMQGVFSSLDGMLFFVFFEATLIPLYLLIGTWGNKNRTYAAVKFFFFSLVGSLMMLISMLYLYAQTHSFDLEIWRSAQLGFVPQMLVFLGFLAAFSVKVPMWPVHTWLPDVHLDGPTGAAVMLGMLKIGGYGLLRFALPITPQAAHFFAPAMITLSLVAVIYSSLLALVQTDIRKLLAYSSVSHMGLVTLGLFIFNPLGQEGAIMQMISYGLVSGALLLCTGMLHDRTQTGSIAAFGGVANTMPKFAVFVMLFSMANVGLPGTAGFVGEFMVLMGAVGFNFWIGALAALTLILSACYTLWMYKRVIFGAIANARVAKLSDVSKREFLLLGAMAVLVLAIGIYPKPFTDAINPSSTSLLAQTNRTAQPVEAASVENGERLQARAAVNATHAPG, from the coding sequence ATGCAATCCGCACCGCTTTTAAGCCTCTTGATCTGGGTCCCCATCGTGGCGGGCATCATCGTTCTGCGAGCGGGTTCCGGTTCTCCCGGTCGCGCCCGTTGGCTCGCACTCATCGGTGCACTTGCCGGCCTCCTGCCGGTGATCCCGCTGGTCGCTGGCTTCCAGAACGGCGTGCCGGCCATGCAGTTCGTCGAGAACGTCAAGTGGTTGCCGTCGTTCGACATTGCGTGGCACCTGGGCGTGGACGGGATCTCGTTGTGGCTGATCGTCCTGACCGCACTGACTACGCTCGTCATCGTCATCGCGGGTTGGGAGTCCATTACGGTGCGCAGCGCACAGTATTTCGGCTCGTTCCTGATGTTGTCGGGCTTCATGCAAGGCGTGTTCAGCTCGCTCGACGGCATGCTGTTCTTCGTCTTCTTCGAAGCGACGCTGATCCCGCTCTATCTGTTGATCGGAACATGGGGCAACAAGAATCGCACTTACGCGGCGGTCAAGTTCTTCTTCTTCTCGCTGGTCGGCTCGCTGATGATGCTGATCTCGATGCTCTACCTGTACGCGCAGACCCACAGCTTCGACCTCGAAATCTGGCGTTCGGCGCAACTGGGTTTCGTGCCGCAGATGCTGGTTTTCCTGGGCTTCCTCGCGGCCTTCTCCGTGAAGGTGCCGATGTGGCCGGTGCATACCTGGCTGCCTGACGTCCACCTCGATGGACCGACCGGCGCAGCCGTGATGCTCGGCATGCTGAAGATCGGCGGCTACGGCCTGCTGCGTTTTGCGCTGCCTATCACGCCGCAAGCGGCGCACTTCTTTGCCCCGGCGATGATCACGCTGTCGCTCGTGGCCGTCATCTATTCGAGTCTGCTCGCACTGGTGCAGACCGACATCCGCAAGCTGCTCGCGTACTCGTCCGTGTCGCACATGGGCCTCGTCACGCTGGGCCTGTTCATCTTCAATCCGCTGGGTCAGGAAGGCGCGATCATGCAGATGATCTCGTACGGCCTCGTCTCCGGCGCGCTGCTGTTGTGCACCGGCATGCTGCACGATCGCACCCAGACCGGTTCGATCGCCGCCTTCGGCGGGGTGGCCAACACGATGCCCAAGTTCGCGGTCTTCGTGATGCTGTTCTCGATGGCGAACGTCGGCCTGCCGGGTACCGCTGGCTTCGTCGGCGAGTTCATGGTCCTGATGGGCGCAGTCGGCTTCAACTTCTGGATCGGCGCACTCGCGGCACTGACGCTGATTCTGAGCGCGTGCTACACGCTGTGGATGTACAAGCGCGTCATCTTCGGCGCGATCGCCAATGCGCGCGTCGCCAAGCTGAGCGACGTGAGCAAGCGCGAGTTCCTGCTGTTGGGCGCGATGGCGGTGCTGGTCCTTGCGATCGGCATCTATCCGAAGCCCTTTACCGATGCGATCAATCCGTCGTCGACCAGCCTGCTCGCGCAGACCAATCGCACGGCACAACCGGTCGAGGCCGCCTCGGTCGAAAACGGCGAACGTTTGCAAGCCCGTGCTGCGGTAAACGCAACACACGCGCCGGGCTGA
- a CDS encoding response regulator transcription factor, producing MVKILTIEDDQIVGRDIVDTLSGAGFDVEWVTSGQDGIARAVHDEFDVITLDRVLPGIDGLTILKTIRGVGIETPVLMISALSDVDERVRGLLAGGDDYIPKPFSAEEMKARIEVLLRRRGRRQQAASTVLRVDDLELDLIARTATRGEHAVALPPVEFKLLEYFARNSGQILTRTMIFQSVWDMHFDPGTNLIEVYVGLLRRKIDLPGMRPLLKTVRGSGYMLG from the coding sequence GTGGTAAAAATTTTGACGATCGAAGACGATCAAATCGTCGGGCGCGACATTGTGGATACGCTCAGCGGCGCCGGTTTTGACGTCGAGTGGGTCACGAGCGGCCAGGACGGCATTGCGCGTGCGGTGCATGACGAGTTCGACGTCATCACGCTCGACCGCGTGTTGCCCGGCATCGACGGGTTGACGATTCTGAAGACCATTCGCGGTGTCGGCATCGAGACACCGGTTCTGATGATCAGCGCGTTGTCCGATGTCGATGAACGTGTGCGCGGTTTGCTCGCAGGTGGCGACGACTACATCCCCAAGCCGTTTTCCGCTGAGGAAATGAAGGCGCGTATCGAGGTGCTGCTGCGCAGGCGCGGCCGTCGACAGCAAGCCGCATCGACTGTGCTGCGCGTCGACGATCTCGAACTCGATCTGATTGCCCGTACGGCGACGCGCGGCGAACATGCCGTCGCGCTGCCGCCCGTGGAATTCAAGCTGCTCGAATACTTTGCCCGAAACTCCGGGCAGATCCTGACCCGCACGATGATCTTCCAGTCCGTGTGGGACATGCATTTCGATCCGGGCACTAATCTGATCGAGGTCTACGTCGGTCTGCTGCGCAGAAAGATCGACCTGCCGGGCATGCGTCCGCTGCTCAAGACCGTACGCGGATCCGGCTACATGCTAGGGTAA
- a CDS encoding XAC2610-related protein, producing the protein MRNDRPSQRLRCYAGDVKADPLTVRESLTAIEKNEPMPMKPALIPFAIALASAALSAYATPEVLTIQVDQGVTARVQQAEDAVLVRFTPSGKTQRLKIDNSDDDAHYRLEVNDFNFDGHQDFASVSSIDGVDESYQVFLYDPKGQQFVPLEPKRNAKAGGNCDGLFGVTLNKQTHTLYSACRGAGWYVDAYRYGTDGRLYLYEATQSLDDDDLQKLLGKNAAQGDVPEDLLRTYDEQGNVVSRRLRSRSDPDDKQVPVIHVSVERLPLHATPTENPTPRYLVRGDAVEVVDVSDDAQWLKVAYRNPHKGTINGWVSVADAAGEPRHQ; encoded by the coding sequence GTGCGCAATGACCGGCCTTCACAACGCTTACGCTGCTATGCAGGCGATGTAAAAGCCGACCCGCTAACCGTGCGCGAATCCCTCACTGCGATCGAGAAGAACGAACCCATGCCGATGAAACCCGCCCTCATCCCGTTTGCGATTGCCCTCGCCTCTGCCGCACTCTCCGCGTATGCAACACCGGAAGTCCTCACGATCCAGGTCGATCAGGGCGTGACCGCTCGCGTTCAGCAAGCCGAGGACGCGGTGCTGGTCCGCTTTACCCCGAGCGGCAAGACCCAGCGACTGAAGATCGACAACTCCGACGATGATGCGCACTACCGTCTCGAGGTCAATGACTTCAATTTCGACGGGCATCAGGACTTTGCCTCCGTCTCTTCTATCGACGGCGTCGACGAGAGCTATCAGGTTTTCCTCTACGACCCAAAGGGGCAGCAATTCGTGCCGCTGGAACCGAAGCGCAATGCAAAGGCCGGCGGCAACTGCGATGGACTCTTCGGCGTCACCTTGAACAAGCAGACGCACACGCTCTACAGCGCCTGCCGCGGCGCGGGCTGGTACGTGGACGCCTACCGCTATGGAACGGATGGTCGGCTCTACCTTTACGAGGCCACCCAAAGCCTCGACGACGACGACCTGCAAAAGCTGCTGGGCAAAAACGCCGCGCAGGGCGATGTACCGGAGGACTTGCTGCGCACTTACGACGAGCAGGGCAACGTCGTTTCCCGCAGGCTGCGGAGCCGTAGCGATCCGGACGACAAGCAGGTGCCCGTCATTCATGTTAGCGTCGAGCGGCTGCCGTTGCATGCCACTCCCACGGAGAATCCGACACCGCGCTACCTGGTGCGCGGCGATGCGGTCGAGGTCGTGGATGTCAGCGACGATGCGCAGTGGCTGAAGGTTGCGTACCGCAATCCACACAAAGGCACGATAAACGGCTGGGTCAGCGTCGCGGATGCGGCGGGCGAGCCGCGTCATCAATGA
- a CDS encoding sensor histidine kinase yields the protein MTMSLWRSTIFRLLMIYALVFAGSVGGLVWINYWNSANYTAMQADYNINWQFQYFAALPRNLMLSQIDARTRTTIRRPVNFYGVFAPNGQHLTGDIASSPAGVKSDGDGVWLRPQLISPTLERPMYMRTRATRLPDGDLLVIARDVDEMARLRSYMLGGIAWSGAIALLGGLGFGILCSAVQLRRINEMRRLTHLIAQGNLDTRLPERGGDELAWLSQIVNHMLDEISRLMHEVKSACDGIAHDLRTPLIHIRSLLARIEPATLSDEDAQRLQRAAQETDEVLTRFAAILRISEIEALHRRAGFSDAEMHVLCRQVGELYAPVAAARNVELKLDLQHVLPVRADHPLMFEALVNIVDNAIKFASHEGVVAIKVQQCAEGPRITVCDDGPGIRADERVAVLQRFYRSERTRDTPGSGLGLSVVQAVAHLHDFRLTLEDANPGTCVALDCWSERHAP from the coding sequence ATGACAATGAGCCTGTGGCGCAGCACGATATTCCGTTTGCTGATGATCTACGCGCTGGTGTTCGCAGGCTCGGTTGGCGGACTCGTGTGGATCAATTACTGGAACTCGGCGAACTACACGGCCATGCAAGCCGACTACAACATCAACTGGCAGTTCCAGTATTTCGCGGCGTTGCCGCGCAACCTCATGCTGAGCCAGATCGATGCGCGTACCAGAACGACGATACGCAGGCCGGTCAACTTCTACGGCGTGTTTGCACCCAACGGCCAGCACCTGACGGGTGACATCGCAAGCAGTCCTGCCGGCGTCAAGTCCGATGGAGACGGCGTCTGGTTGCGCCCGCAACTGATCTCGCCGACCCTGGAGCGGCCGATGTACATGCGCACCCGGGCCACGCGCCTGCCCGACGGCGATCTGCTCGTGATTGCCCGGGACGTGGACGAAATGGCGCGGCTGCGCAGTTACATGCTGGGCGGCATTGCATGGAGCGGAGCGATCGCGCTGCTGGGCGGTCTCGGCTTCGGCATTCTGTGTTCGGCCGTGCAGTTGCGGCGTATCAACGAGATGCGCCGTCTCACGCATCTGATCGCGCAAGGTAACCTCGACACCCGTTTGCCGGAACGAGGCGGCGATGAGCTCGCGTGGCTGTCGCAGATCGTCAATCATATGCTCGACGAAATATCGCGCCTGATGCATGAGGTCAAAAGCGCGTGCGACGGGATTGCGCACGATCTGCGCACGCCGCTCATTCATATCCGCTCGTTGCTGGCGCGCATCGAACCCGCAACGCTGAGCGACGAGGACGCGCAACGCTTGCAGCGCGCCGCGCAGGAAACCGACGAGGTGCTCACTCGCTTCGCCGCGATACTGCGTATTTCGGAGATCGAAGCATTGCATCGCCGGGCCGGCTTCAGCGATGCGGAGATGCATGTGCTGTGCCGGCAGGTGGGCGAACTTTATGCGCCCGTCGCGGCGGCCAGAAACGTCGAGCTGAAACTTGATTTGCAGCACGTGTTACCGGTGCGAGCCGATCATCCGTTGATGTTCGAGGCCCTCGTCAATATCGTGGATAACGCGATCAAGTTTGCGTCGCACGAGGGCGTCGTGGCGATCAAGGTGCAGCAATGCGCGGAGGGACCGCGCATCACGGTGTGCGACGACGGCCCAGGAATCCGTGCCGATGAGCGGGTCGCCGTGCTGCAGCGGTTCTATCGCAGCGAGCGCACACGCGATACGCCGGGTTCGGGGTTGGGTCTTTCCGTGGTGCAGGCGGTTGCCCATCTGCACGACTTCAGGCTGACGCTGGAGGACGCCAATCCCGGCACCTGTGTCGCGCTCGATTGCTGGTCTGAGCGGCACGCTCCATGA
- the cyoA gene encoding ubiquinol oxidase subunit II — translation MKEKTLRGAMSSVAIGLVTLLSGCSNLDLLNPKGSVGVAERDLIATSTWAMLIVVIPVIALTLLFAWRYRASNKSAEYRPNWSHSTGIEIAVWTIPTLIILFLGVLTWKSTHELDPYRPLESAVKPINVEVVALDWKWLFIYPDLGIASVNQLAIPVGTPVNFNITSDSVMNSFFIPQLGGQIYAMAGMQTKLHLIADEAGDYAGESANFSGKGFSDMKFRAIAASPADFNAWVAKVRASSDSLDMNRYNVVSQPGEKAPVTYFSSVDPKLFHNIIARYNNGNVMDLKDDSNCKAKG, via the coding sequence ATGAAAGAAAAGACTCTACGGGGGGCGATGAGTTCCGTCGCCATCGGGCTGGTAACGCTGCTCTCGGGTTGTAGCAACCTGGATCTGCTGAACCCTAAAGGCAGTGTGGGCGTTGCCGAACGCGACCTCATCGCTACGTCGACATGGGCCATGCTCATCGTCGTGATTCCGGTCATCGCGCTGACGCTGCTGTTCGCGTGGCGCTATCGCGCATCCAACAAGAGCGCCGAGTACCGTCCCAACTGGTCGCATTCCACGGGTATTGAGATCGCGGTGTGGACCATCCCCACGCTGATCATTCTGTTCCTGGGTGTGCTGACCTGGAAGAGCACGCATGAGCTCGATCCGTACCGTCCGCTCGAATCGGCCGTGAAGCCGATCAACGTCGAAGTGGTCGCACTCGACTGGAAGTGGCTGTTCATCTACCCGGATCTCGGCATCGCTTCGGTCAACCAGCTCGCGATTCCCGTCGGCACGCCGGTGAACTTCAATATCACGTCCGACTCGGTGATGAACTCGTTCTTCATCCCGCAGCTTGGCGGCCAGATCTACGCGATGGCAGGCATGCAGACGAAGCTGCACCTGATCGCTGACGAAGCCGGCGACTACGCAGGCGAATCGGCCAACTTCAGCGGCAAGGGCTTCTCGGACATGAAGTTCCGTGCAATCGCCGCCTCGCCCGCAGATTTCAACGCATGGGTCGCGAAAGTGCGCGCCTCGTCGGACAGCCTCGACATGAACCGCTACAACGTCGTGTCGCAGCCGGGCGAGAAAGCGCCGGTCACCTACTTCTCGTCGGTGGATCCGAAGCTCTTTCACAACATCATCGCCCGCTATAACAACGGCAACGTCATGGATCTGAAAGACGACAGCAACTGTAAGGCCAAGGGGTAA
- a CDS encoding DUF4148 domain-containing protein has product MKRQLATLLLASTVTLLAGAAHADPAQTAPQGLTREQVRADLYKSFLNGTTAADEKTSYPSPASDRAELSAQRIKEAHVNSAYANFVQ; this is encoded by the coding sequence ATGAAACGCCAACTCGCCACGCTTTTGCTCGCCAGCACAGTGACCCTCCTTGCCGGCGCGGCCCATGCCGATCCCGCCCAGACCGCACCCCAAGGTCTGACGCGCGAACAGGTCCGGGCAGATCTGTACAAGTCGTTCCTCAACGGCACCACCGCGGCCGACGAGAAGACCTCGTACCCATCGCCGGCTTCGGACCGTGCCGAACTCTCCGCCCAGCGGATCAAGGAAGCACATGTGAATTCCGCCTATGCGAACTTCGTCCAGTAA